Proteins found in one Herbiconiux sp. A18JL235 genomic segment:
- a CDS encoding NUDIX domain-containing protein, which translates to MTEPAAHAPAHAEQSRLLLAVSTVIFALRPEMQAATSSPGLWLPLVRRIRPPYEGQWALPGGPLGLDEDLEAAAARTLAATTALAPNYLEQLYAFGTLDRAPEATPGAARAAAPGAAQPPDRVVSIVYWALVNADEVTQSSEHSAGDENVAWFSVDDLPDLAFDHDVIVEYALWRLRNKVEYSRIAHAFLGDTFTLAELREVHEAVLGRSLDPANFRRQIESSNAIVPTGKRVTGTSYRPPKLYRYNQAVDPVDRGPLSRKPKS; encoded by the coding sequence ATGACCGAGCCAGCCGCACACGCACCCGCACACGCGGAGCAGTCGCGGCTGCTGCTCGCGGTCTCGACGGTCATCTTCGCGCTGCGCCCCGAGATGCAGGCCGCCACCTCGTCGCCGGGCTTGTGGCTGCCGCTCGTGAGGCGCATCCGGCCGCCTTACGAGGGGCAGTGGGCGCTGCCTGGCGGCCCGCTCGGGCTCGACGAAGACCTCGAGGCGGCTGCGGCCCGCACCCTCGCGGCCACCACAGCTCTCGCGCCCAACTACCTCGAGCAGCTCTACGCGTTCGGCACCCTCGACCGGGCGCCCGAGGCGACGCCGGGCGCAGCGCGGGCCGCGGCCCCCGGTGCAGCGCAGCCCCCCGACCGCGTCGTCTCCATCGTCTACTGGGCCCTGGTGAACGCCGACGAGGTCACCCAGTCGAGCGAGCACAGCGCAGGCGACGAGAACGTCGCCTGGTTCTCGGTCGACGACCTGCCCGACCTCGCCTTCGACCACGACGTCATCGTCGAGTACGCCCTCTGGCGCCTGCGCAACAAGGTGGAGTACTCCCGCATCGCCCACGCCTTCCTCGGCGACACCTTCACCCTGGCCGAGCTGCGCGAGGTGCATGAGGCGGTGCTCGGGCGCTCGCTCGATCCGGCGAACTTCCGGCGGCAGATCGAGTCGTCGAACGCCATCGTGCCCACCGGCAAGCGCGTCACCGGCACCAGCTACCGCCCGCCCAAGCTCTACCGCTACAACCAGGCCGTCGATCCCGTCGATCGCGGCCCCCTCTCGAGAAAGCCGAAGTCATGA
- a CDS encoding carbohydrate ABC transporter permease codes for MTMQLTKTDPGRAQRPHWAPVKRTRPARADLRACLFALPALIFIVGVVHYSLVANGVYSTWNWSGVTPSHTPVGGSNYIKLVEDPVFWRSLGNTLVFATLTVANQMVLGFMLAVLVRTRTRGRGILRTLLFIPVVISPAIVATSFRLLLTPDGEFNGFLRALGLDGFAQPWLADPRTALLTLVVINVWQYTGYSFVIYDAAMAQIDPSVIEAAHLDGASTFGMLRSVIAPLLSGSHLVLIVLGVISALKTFDLVFLTTAGGPGVETEFLSTYIYRQVITQFSAGYGAALSVALVVIALVFAVLQVRLAQKDAH; via the coding sequence ATGACCATGCAGCTGACAAAGACTGACCCCGGCCGGGCGCAACGACCGCACTGGGCCCCGGTGAAGCGCACCCGACCGGCCCGCGCCGATCTTCGAGCCTGCCTGTTCGCCCTGCCGGCATTGATCTTCATCGTGGGCGTGGTGCACTACAGTCTCGTGGCCAACGGCGTCTACTCGACGTGGAACTGGTCTGGAGTCACCCCCTCACACACTCCGGTCGGCGGGTCCAACTACATCAAGCTGGTTGAGGACCCTGTCTTCTGGAGGTCGTTGGGCAACACGCTCGTCTTCGCGACCCTTACCGTGGCGAACCAGATGGTCCTCGGGTTCATGCTCGCTGTTCTCGTTCGCACGAGAACCAGGGGCAGAGGGATCCTGCGCACCTTGCTCTTCATCCCAGTCGTGATCTCGCCGGCCATCGTCGCCACTTCGTTCAGACTGCTGCTCACTCCCGACGGCGAATTCAACGGCTTCCTTCGCGCCCTAGGTCTCGACGGGTTCGCGCAGCCTTGGCTGGCGGATCCACGCACCGCTCTTCTCACGCTCGTTGTCATCAACGTCTGGCAATACACCGGGTACAGTTTCGTGATCTACGACGCCGCGATGGCTCAGATCGATCCCAGCGTCATCGAAGCGGCTCACCTCGACGGCGCCTCGACGTTCGGGATGCTCCGCAGCGTGATCGCACCGCTCCTGTCCGGGTCGCACCTCGTCCTCATCGTGCTCGGAGTGATCAGCGCTCTGAAGACGTTCGACCTCGTCTTCCTGACCACCGCCGGTGGCCCGGGAGTCGAGACCGAGTTCCTTTCCACCTACATCTACCGTCAGGTGATCACCCAGTTCAGCGCCGGCTATGGTGCCGCTCTGTCCGTCGCCTTGGTGGTCATCGCCCTCGTCTTCGCCGTGCTCCAGGTTCGCCTCGCCCAGAAGGACGCGCACTGA
- a CDS encoding carbohydrate ABC transporter permease: MFLHQTLVSRIVSQALIILAVIVVAVPLVMIVKVSIQGQGLPNYVVILQDTPFLRFLINSAVISAVTLALVLAFSIAAAYCTVILRPRGSTVITVLVLAGLTMPAIALVVPVYSLVQSLGLFDTYWAVIIPLTALAVPFGFLVGGNYIRAIPVEVFEAATLDGAGTWRTFISVLLPLCRPILAVVAVFTFLAAWNEYLLPLLFLQDVDIKVVTQVPTYFQSQRLVDTPKVFAANVLISLPIIVFYLALQGTFRRGLSNGAIK; encoded by the coding sequence ATGTTCCTTCACCAAACCCTCGTCTCCCGCATCGTCAGCCAGGCGCTCATCATCCTTGCGGTGATCGTCGTCGCCGTCCCACTGGTGATGATCGTCAAGGTCTCCATCCAGGGTCAGGGTCTTCCTAACTACGTTGTGATCCTGCAAGACACCCCGTTCCTGAGATTCCTCATCAACAGTGCAGTCATCTCAGCGGTGACCCTCGCGCTGGTGCTGGCCTTCTCCATTGCAGCGGCGTATTGCACGGTCATCCTGCGGCCGCGAGGCAGCACCGTCATCACCGTGCTGGTGCTGGCGGGCCTCACCATGCCCGCCATCGCACTGGTCGTCCCCGTCTACAGCCTCGTGCAGAGCCTTGGATTGTTCGACACCTACTGGGCGGTCATCATTCCGCTGACCGCGCTCGCAGTACCGTTCGGCTTCCTGGTGGGCGGCAATTACATACGGGCCATACCCGTCGAAGTCTTCGAAGCCGCCACACTCGACGGTGCCGGCACCTGGCGCACCTTCATCAGCGTGTTGCTCCCGCTGTGTCGCCCCATCCTCGCCGTCGTCGCGGTCTTCACCTTCCTCGCGGCCTGGAACGAGTACCTGCTTCCGCTCTTGTTCCTCCAAGACGTCGACATCAAGGTCGTCACCCAGGTACCCACCTACTTCCAGAGTCAAAGGCTCGTCGACACTCCGAAGGTGTTCGCGGCCAACGTCCTCATCAGCCTCCCCATCATCGTCTTCTACCTCGCCCTGCAAGGAACATTCCGCAGAGGCCTCTCCAATGGAGCAATCAAATGA
- the ppk2 gene encoding polyphosphate kinase 2 has product MSKTRTGSAHVKRIPKAAYEAELKRLQIELVAMQRWVIETGARVVVIFEGRDAAGKGGAIKRVVQYLNPRSARVVALPTPSEKEKGQWYFQRYIEHLPTTGEIVLMDRSWYNRAGVERVMGYCTPEQYRRFLRQVPVFERMLVEDGITVIKYWYSVSDDVQEDRFRSRLHDPMRRWKLSDTDLQSITRWEDYSRAKDEMFEATDHADAPWWTIESDDKRSARLNTIKHLLSQIPYEQRDPEPITIPDRPAADSYERPARDRFRSVPDHAHTLTKA; this is encoded by the coding sequence ATGTCGAAAACCCGCACGGGCAGTGCACACGTCAAGCGCATCCCCAAGGCCGCCTACGAGGCGGAGCTGAAGCGCCTGCAGATCGAGCTGGTCGCGATGCAGCGGTGGGTGATCGAGACCGGCGCGCGGGTGGTGGTGATCTTCGAGGGCCGTGACGCCGCGGGCAAGGGCGGGGCGATCAAACGGGTCGTGCAGTATCTCAACCCGCGATCGGCGCGGGTCGTCGCGCTTCCGACGCCGAGCGAGAAGGAGAAGGGGCAGTGGTACTTCCAGCGCTACATCGAGCACCTGCCGACCACCGGCGAGATCGTGCTGATGGACCGATCCTGGTACAACCGCGCGGGTGTCGAAAGGGTGATGGGGTACTGCACGCCCGAGCAGTACCGCCGCTTCCTCCGGCAGGTGCCGGTGTTCGAACGGATGCTCGTCGAAGACGGCATCACCGTGATCAAGTACTGGTATTCGGTGTCGGACGACGTGCAGGAGGACCGTTTCCGCTCCCGACTGCACGACCCCATGCGACGGTGGAAGCTCTCGGACACCGACCTGCAGTCGATCACCCGCTGGGAGGACTACTCCCGGGCAAAGGACGAGATGTTCGAGGCCACCGACCACGCCGACGCGCCGTGGTGGACGATCGAGAGCGATGACAAGCGCTCCGCGCGCCTCAACACGATCAAGCACCTGCTCTCGCAGATCCCGTACGAGCAGCGCGACCCCGAGCCGATCACGATTCCGGATCGCCCCGCGGCAGACTCCTACGAGCGGCCCGCACGCGACCGTTTCCGCTCCGTCCCCGACCACGCCCACACGCTCACGAAGGCCTGA
- a CDS encoding ABC transporter substrate-binding protein: MRSTRPWTAVAAVAAAAGLILTGCAASGDTSASDGPVTISWWGWNASESQPTIDAFEADNPGITVEFTSYSNSDYLNNLRTALTSDNGPDVLQLAPGATVSNYGALVEDLAPLASASWGDTWADDYNPLGLTQLQSEGKQVALPSYMSAAGFIYYNSDILADTGTTVPENVDEWKATCATIRAAGYDCLAQGAKDAWANLDVYLSLANSIAPGAIYDAIDGAIDWTDPDLIQAMDVWASLFSDGIIAPGATAVGEYPDAFSAFLEKKAAFIALGTWNTPGTMTKTGVEVSQQTVSTPIDSVYLSAPFPAATASSEPTQAFGGPDNGWAISSNSDNKDAAWKFLSFLTGEKGQEIQASVANFPALLDVSVSTDDVVAPDQVANIDEQQDSLGDLIGYRQIPYPELETALGQALSAVAAGTSGSADALKSVQDVSATLSR, translated from the coding sequence ATGCGATCGACCCGACCTTGGACGGCTGTAGCGGCCGTAGCCGCCGCAGCCGGACTCATCCTCACCGGATGTGCGGCGAGCGGCGACACCTCGGCGTCAGACGGCCCTGTCACCATCTCATGGTGGGGATGGAACGCTTCCGAGAGTCAGCCCACTATCGACGCCTTCGAAGCCGACAACCCCGGCATCACCGTCGAGTTCACGTCTTACTCCAACAGCGACTATCTCAACAACCTGCGCACTGCGCTCACCTCCGACAACGGACCCGACGTGCTCCAGCTCGCCCCAGGGGCGACGGTCAGCAACTACGGTGCCCTCGTCGAGGATCTTGCGCCCTTGGCCAGCGCTTCGTGGGGCGACACGTGGGCCGACGACTACAACCCCCTCGGACTCACCCAACTCCAAAGCGAGGGCAAGCAAGTCGCGCTTCCTTCCTACATGAGCGCCGCGGGATTCATCTACTACAACTCCGACATCCTCGCCGACACCGGAACCACAGTCCCGGAGAACGTCGACGAGTGGAAAGCGACCTGCGCCACCATCCGCGCCGCAGGCTACGACTGCCTGGCCCAGGGAGCCAAAGACGCCTGGGCGAACCTCGACGTCTACCTTTCCCTCGCGAACAGCATCGCTCCGGGCGCGATCTACGACGCCATCGACGGCGCGATCGACTGGACAGACCCGGATCTCATCCAGGCGATGGATGTCTGGGCCTCCCTCTTCAGCGACGGAATCATCGCCCCGGGAGCCACAGCGGTGGGCGAGTACCCCGACGCATTCTCTGCCTTCCTGGAGAAGAAGGCCGCCTTCATCGCACTGGGAACCTGGAACACCCCCGGTACCATGACGAAGACCGGCGTCGAGGTCTCGCAGCAGACGGTGTCCACTCCGATCGATAGCGTCTATCTCTCCGCACCGTTCCCCGCCGCGACTGCGTCGAGCGAGCCGACCCAGGCCTTCGGTGGTCCGGACAACGGATGGGCGATCTCGAGCAACAGCGACAACAAGGACGCGGCCTGGAAATTCTTGTCTTTCCTCACCGGAGAGAAGGGGCAGGAGATCCAGGCCTCGGTGGCGAACTTTCCCGCCCTGCTTGACGTGTCCGTCTCCACCGACGATGTCGTCGCACCCGACCAGGTAGCGAACATCGACGAGCAGCAGGACAGTCTGGGGGACCTCATCGGTTACCGCCAGATTCCGTACCCGGAGCTCGAGACGGCCCTCGGCCAGGCACTGTCCGCCGTGGCTGCCGGTACGTCCGGCTCGGCCGACGCGCTCAAGTCCGTCCAGGACGTCTCCGCCACGCTTTCCCGGTGA
- a CDS encoding discoidin domain-containing protein — MLRNLAGLTAAVLTLTLGVASGSAHASLPADAVVAGATSGSELTTWSALTGADALGRVLPSSAQVGAERTDRLVGVRYMPWHGQNDATDYKNIFNLQSIVDAEPSAPQDHDSSVFPDAKHFAYWNQPLFGYYRSDDAWVIRRHLQMLADAGVDFIQVDITNNREFRPQINLIMTVIEQMQREGRDAPLVTLHTHNRNGAGQPDSSTVFMNDVYSTFYAPTAPYRHPTTWLQLKGKPLIVGSNPSATVSSFFTVRYPQWPNEQPQASNGWDWISFQTPQHVNYNSAGEKEQITVAVAANSNSTAKFADTAWYGLAGAHGRGWHNGAEDTSPQALQSGAYFQEQWDFAIQQDPQIVLVEGWNEWSAGNWQQMNNDRSDPLAFYDAASDRYSRDVEPTAGALGDNYYMQLIENIRRFKGTTPALTPGSPRTIDLAGSFDQWSTVSPKFMSSTSAFTDRNHAGTGSTHYTTQSTRNVFAFSKVARDTSNFYFMTQTADAVSAPGDRWMTLFLDTDANPVNGWSGYDFIVRKTSPSASTYVLQANVGGYNWTTVSPVSYRVENDKIMLSVPRSALGLTTDPATVSFKWADNWSQDGAVTDFYTNGTSAPYGRLNFFYSTGGTSQSSDPVPAQPAAAPALTQGVTRRESSDLLTEYTDYSGTGQQWNRTVSDSAASGGSYAGLVAGSGDTDAYYLNTISTLFEGDAVRWITRTAPDGVEQAEVFIDGVSYGKISMRSTTVHNQKTVFSATGLGGGPHEIFIKCDNRFGTICYHDAFEIIRGASNLPAAAAGQNIAAAAAVTASSNSAARWYAVGAPQTRDDSLTTWWRPAATTVQWLRYDFTRNQQVDRVEITPSTATANAGTQYAVQGLVNGQLTTLATGSIGSSRVLAQFAAVSTPWIRVEFNPSTDLSIAEVRIANGALGAGPAVPTDLAAGKPATASSDNGSTYNASKAVDGNATTYWCASGPAKPQWLQVDLQAKKDIDSVITTFYSQDTWEYWVQGSDDQQSWTTLSNHSNVAASKYTDGVFGSYRYIRVRVLDAPDNWAAIRSIQVLGH, encoded by the coding sequence GTGCTGCGCAACCTCGCCGGTCTCACTGCCGCTGTCCTCACGCTCACCCTGGGGGTCGCGTCCGGTAGCGCCCATGCCTCCCTACCGGCGGATGCCGTCGTGGCAGGTGCGACGTCTGGGAGCGAGCTGACCACTTGGAGCGCTCTCACCGGCGCCGACGCCCTCGGGCGTGTGCTTCCGAGCTCTGCCCAAGTCGGGGCCGAGCGCACTGACCGGCTGGTCGGGGTGCGTTACATGCCCTGGCATGGACAGAACGACGCCACCGACTACAAGAACATCTTCAACCTGCAGTCCATCGTCGACGCCGAACCGTCCGCTCCTCAGGACCACGACAGCTCGGTCTTTCCCGACGCCAAACACTTCGCCTACTGGAACCAACCGCTTTTCGGTTACTACCGGAGTGACGATGCGTGGGTGATCCGCCGCCACCTGCAGATGCTCGCCGATGCCGGCGTGGACTTCATTCAGGTCGACATCACGAACAACCGTGAGTTCCGCCCCCAGATCAACCTCATCATGACGGTCATCGAACAGATGCAACGTGAAGGCCGGGACGCCCCCCTCGTCACCCTGCACACGCACAACAGGAATGGCGCTGGACAGCCTGACAGCTCGACCGTCTTCATGAACGACGTCTACTCGACGTTCTATGCTCCCACCGCCCCCTACCGTCACCCCACGACGTGGCTGCAGCTCAAAGGCAAGCCACTGATCGTCGGTTCCAACCCGTCGGCGACAGTGTCGAGCTTCTTCACGGTCAGGTACCCGCAATGGCCGAACGAGCAGCCCCAGGCCTCCAACGGCTGGGACTGGATCAGCTTCCAGACACCGCAACATGTCAACTACAACAGCGCCGGTGAGAAGGAGCAGATCACAGTCGCCGTGGCTGCCAATTCCAATTCCACGGCGAAGTTCGCCGACACGGCCTGGTATGGGCTGGCCGGTGCTCATGGGCGCGGGTGGCACAACGGAGCCGAAGACACGTCACCTCAGGCCCTCCAGTCGGGCGCGTATTTCCAGGAACAGTGGGACTTCGCCATTCAACAAGACCCACAGATCGTCCTCGTCGAGGGCTGGAACGAGTGGAGCGCAGGCAACTGGCAGCAGATGAACAACGATCGCAGCGACCCGCTGGCCTTCTACGACGCCGCATCCGACCGATACAGCCGTGACGTGGAACCCACCGCGGGGGCGCTGGGTGATAACTACTACATGCAGCTGATCGAGAACATTCGCCGATTCAAAGGCACGACGCCGGCGTTGACCCCGGGCTCACCGCGCACCATCGACCTCGCGGGCAGCTTCGACCAGTGGTCCACCGTCTCGCCGAAGTTCATGTCCTCGACCAGCGCGTTCACCGACCGCAACCACGCCGGCACCGGGTCCACCCATTACACGACCCAGAGCACCCGCAACGTCTTCGCATTCTCCAAGGTCGCGCGAGATACCAGCAACTTCTACTTCATGACCCAGACTGCCGACGCCGTCTCCGCACCGGGCGACAGGTGGATGACCCTGTTCCTGGACACCGACGCCAACCCGGTCAACGGGTGGTCGGGATACGACTTCATCGTCCGCAAGACCAGTCCCTCCGCCTCGACCTACGTTCTCCAGGCCAATGTCGGCGGTTACAACTGGACCACGGTCTCGCCCGTCAGTTACCGCGTCGAGAACGACAAGATCATGCTCTCCGTTCCCCGATCAGCGCTAGGACTGACCACCGATCCCGCCACGGTCTCCTTCAAGTGGGCCGACAACTGGAGCCAGGACGGAGCCGTCACCGACTTCTACACCAACGGGACGTCTGCTCCCTACGGCCGACTCAACTTCTTCTACTCCACTGGCGGAACGTCGCAGTCTTCAGACCCTGTTCCCGCTCAGCCGGCCGCGGCGCCCGCCCTGACGCAAGGGGTGACACGCAGAGAGAGTTCGGACCTGCTCACCGAGTACACCGACTACTCGGGCACCGGACAACAATGGAACCGAACGGTCTCCGACAGCGCGGCATCCGGCGGCAGCTACGCCGGGCTTGTTGCCGGCTCCGGCGATACGGACGCCTACTACCTCAATACGATCTCGACCCTCTTCGAGGGCGACGCAGTGCGTTGGATCACCCGCACTGCGCCTGACGGAGTTGAACAGGCCGAGGTCTTCATCGACGGCGTCTCCTACGGGAAGATCAGCATGCGCAGCACCACCGTGCACAACCAGAAAACCGTCTTCTCCGCTACCGGGCTCGGCGGCGGGCCCCACGAGATCTTCATCAAGTGTGACAACAGATTCGGCACGATCTGCTACCACGACGCCTTCGAAATCATCAGAGGAGCGAGCAACCTGCCGGCAGCGGCTGCGGGCCAGAACATCGCGGCCGCGGCCGCAGTGACCGCCTCGAGCAACTCGGCCGCCCGCTGGTACGCGGTCGGTGCCCCACAGACTCGCGACGACTCCCTCACCACGTGGTGGCGGCCCGCCGCCACCACAGTTCAGTGGTTACGGTACGACTTCACCCGTAACCAACAGGTCGACAGGGTCGAAATCACCCCGAGTACGGCCACGGCGAATGCCGGAACGCAGTACGCCGTACAGGGGCTCGTGAACGGCCAGCTGACGACCCTGGCCACGGGATCCATCGGCTCGTCACGAGTGCTCGCGCAATTCGCTGCCGTCTCGACGCCGTGGATCCGGGTCGAATTCAATCCCTCCACGGACCTCAGTATTGCTGAGGTCCGCATCGCGAACGGTGCTCTGGGTGCAGGGCCGGCCGTGCCTACCGACCTGGCTGCGGGCAAGCCCGCCACCGCGTCCAGTGACAACGGCTCGACCTACAATGCGTCCAAGGCGGTCGATGGAAACGCCACCACGTATTGGTGTGCCAGCGGCCCCGCCAAGCCACAGTGGCTGCAGGTCGACCTCCAAGCGAAGAAGGACATCGACAGCGTCATCACCACCTTCTACTCCCAGGACACCTGGGAGTACTGGGTCCAGGGCTCCGATGACCAGCAGAGCTGGACCACCCTCTCGAACCACTCGAACGTCGCTGCGAGCAAGTACACAGACGGCGTCTTCGGCTCGTACCGATACATCCGAGTACGAGTCCTCGATGCTCCCGACAACTGGGCGGCTATCCGATCGATCCAGGTCCTCGGCCACTGA
- the nadA gene encoding quinolinate synthase NadA: MTPSALSVDSTIQLIEAGTATPPGATASTCTPGLADGPWVFDLQAPSYGPGASVADPIPHDAPRQGVLPEVYKTASKDELDARIRAAKDTLGDRVVVLGHFYQRDEVVQYADFVGDSFQLANAALTVPQAEAIVFCGVHFMAETADVLARPEQSVILPNLAAGCSMADMADIDSVEDAWAQLTELYGSEPDASGRVPIIPVTYMNSSADLKGFCGRNGGIVCTSSNAATVLEWAFERGQRVLFFPDQHLGRNTAKAMGVPLERMPMWNPRKALGGSTPEELLDAQVVLWHGFCSVHKRFTVAQIERARAEHPDVQVIVHPECPMPVVDAADAAGSTDFIAKAIAAAPAGSTFAVGTEINLVQRLANEYPQHTIFCLDDVICPCSTMYRIHPGYLAWVLEELVAGRVVNQITVPDDVAVPARVALERMLAARP; encoded by the coding sequence ATGACCCCGTCAGCCCTGTCGGTCGACAGCACCATCCAGCTCATCGAGGCGGGAACCGCCACCCCGCCCGGCGCCACCGCCTCGACCTGCACGCCAGGCCTCGCCGACGGGCCGTGGGTGTTCGACCTGCAGGCACCCTCCTACGGCCCAGGTGCATCCGTCGCCGACCCCATCCCCCACGACGCCCCCCGGCAGGGTGTGCTGCCCGAGGTCTACAAGACGGCGTCGAAAGACGAACTGGATGCGCGCATCCGGGCCGCGAAAGACACCCTCGGCGACCGGGTGGTCGTGCTCGGCCACTTCTACCAGCGCGACGAGGTGGTGCAGTACGCCGACTTCGTGGGCGATTCGTTCCAGCTCGCCAACGCGGCGCTCACGGTGCCGCAGGCCGAGGCGATCGTGTTCTGCGGCGTGCACTTCATGGCCGAGACCGCCGACGTGCTGGCGCGGCCGGAGCAGAGCGTCATCCTGCCGAACCTCGCCGCGGGGTGCTCGATGGCCGACATGGCCGACATCGACTCGGTCGAAGACGCCTGGGCGCAGCTCACCGAGCTCTACGGCAGCGAACCGGATGCGTCGGGGCGCGTGCCGATCATCCCCGTCACCTACATGAACTCCTCGGCCGACCTGAAGGGCTTCTGCGGCCGCAACGGCGGCATCGTGTGCACCTCGTCGAACGCGGCGACCGTGCTGGAGTGGGCGTTCGAGCGCGGGCAGCGGGTACTGTTCTTCCCCGACCAGCACCTCGGCCGCAACACCGCCAAGGCGATGGGGGTGCCGCTCGAGCGCATGCCGATGTGGAACCCGCGCAAGGCGCTCGGCGGCTCCACGCCCGAGGAGCTGCTCGATGCTCAGGTCGTGCTCTGGCACGGGTTCTGCTCGGTGCACAAGCGGTTCACGGTGGCGCAGATCGAGCGCGCGCGGGCCGAGCACCCCGACGTGCAGGTCATCGTGCACCCCGAGTGCCCGATGCCGGTCGTCGACGCCGCCGACGCGGCCGGGTCGACCGACTTCATCGCCAAGGCCATCGCGGCGGCACCGGCCGGGTCGACCTTCGCCGTCGGCACCGAGATCAACCTCGTGCAGCGGCTCGCGAACGAGTACCCGCAGCACACCATCTTCTGCCTCGACGACGTCATCTGCCCGTGCTCGACGATGTACCGCATCCACCCCGGCTACCTCGCCTGGGTGCTCGAGGAGCTCGTGGCGGGTCGCGTCGTCAACCAGATCACCGTTCCCGACGACGTGGCCGTTCCGGCCCGTGTTGCCCTCGAGCGCATGCTCGCCGCCCGGCCATGA
- a CDS encoding glycoside hydrolase family 99-like domain-containing protein: protein MSASPRPKVLAYYFPDYHADSRNERWFGPGWDEWEVVRAGLPRFDGHRQPRVPAGGYTDEADPAVFADQIALADRHGVDGFIFDYYWYDDGPYLQRALDEGYLPAHNPGAVEFSLMWANHDLLDIFPRKDLVTPPERLKSGTIGRDAFERMARHVIDSYFTDPRYTLIDGRPRFSIYEVGAFVRGMGGVQEAADALRWFDAETRKTGLPGVHLDAVVWGFAVLPAEIPLENPAGLVAELGFRSASSYVWIHHIDTSLHPFPAGGPWEAVGDEVFAQYEAYQDELGVPFHPNVTVGWDASPRVAADAAFTRTALPYPPIWDPTPDDFANALRRARRFCDRAGNPYSEVTINAWNEWTEGSYLLPDTDNATAMLKRVAEVFGPRELAQPSDDSASALV, encoded by the coding sequence ATGAGTGCATCTCCCCGCCCGAAGGTTCTCGCCTACTACTTTCCGGACTATCACGCGGACAGCCGCAACGAGCGTTGGTTCGGACCAGGGTGGGACGAGTGGGAAGTGGTACGGGCCGGCCTCCCCCGCTTCGACGGACACCGCCAGCCGCGAGTGCCCGCAGGAGGGTACACGGACGAGGCAGACCCAGCGGTATTCGCCGACCAGATCGCCCTCGCCGACCGACACGGCGTCGATGGCTTCATCTTCGATTACTACTGGTACGACGACGGGCCCTACCTGCAACGTGCCCTCGACGAGGGATACCTTCCCGCCCACAACCCGGGCGCTGTCGAATTCTCGCTGATGTGGGCGAATCACGATCTCCTCGACATCTTCCCGCGAAAGGATCTCGTGACCCCGCCGGAGCGTCTCAAGAGCGGGACGATCGGACGAGATGCCTTCGAGCGGATGGCGCGCCACGTCATCGACAGCTACTTCACCGACCCGCGCTACACCCTCATCGATGGACGACCCCGGTTCTCCATCTATGAGGTGGGTGCCTTCGTGCGGGGCATGGGAGGCGTGCAGGAAGCAGCCGACGCGCTGCGCTGGTTCGATGCCGAGACCCGGAAGACTGGCCTGCCCGGAGTGCATCTCGACGCCGTCGTCTGGGGTTTCGCGGTGCTGCCGGCAGAGATCCCGCTCGAGAACCCGGCTGGTCTCGTGGCGGAGCTCGGTTTCCGGTCCGCCAGTTCCTACGTCTGGATCCACCACATCGACACCAGCCTCCACCCCTTTCCAGCGGGCGGCCCCTGGGAGGCTGTCGGCGACGAGGTGTTCGCGCAATACGAGGCCTACCAAGACGAGCTCGGCGTCCCTTTTCACCCGAATGTCACGGTGGGATGGGATGCGTCACCGAGAGTGGCCGCAGATGCTGCCTTCACACGCACCGCACTGCCGTACCCACCCATCTGGGACCCCACGCCGGACGATTTCGCGAATGCGCTTCGCAGAGCTCGACGCTTCTGTGATCGTGCTGGCAACCCGTACAGCGAGGTGACCATCAACGCGTGGAACGAATGGACCGAGGGCTCCTACCTCCTGCCTGACACCGACAACGCGACCGCGATGCTGAAACGCGTCGCCGAGGTCTTCGGACCGCGAGAACTCGCACAGCCGTCAGACGACTCGGCGAGCGCGCTCGTCTGA